The Xanthomonas indica sequence GGTCTGCAGGGCCTCGCGGCCCAGCACCTGGGTGGCGCCCCAGGCCTTGAGCTGCGCGGCGCGGTCGGCCTTGCCGCTGACCGCATGCACCTCGAAGCCGGCGCGGCTGAAGATGTCGATCGCCAGCGAGCCGACCCCGCCGGTGGCGCCGGTCACGCACAGCGGGCCATGCGCCGGCGTCTGGCGGTTGTCGAGCAGGCGCAGCAGCGCCAGCGCCGCGGTGAAGCCGGCGGTGCCCAGCACCATGCTCTCGCGCAGGCTCAGCCCGGCCGGCAGCGGCACCACCCACTTCGACTCCAGGCGCACGTACTCGCTGTAGCCGCCGTCGCGGGTCTCGCTGAGGCCGCAGCCGGTGACCAGCACCGCATCGCCTTCCTTGAACGCCGGATCGCTGGAGGCGACCACGTGCCCGGCCACGTCGATGCCGCCGACCAGCGGGAAGCGGCGCAGGATCTTGCCCTGGCCGGTGCCGGCCAGCGCGTCCTTGAAGTTCACCGAGGACCAGGCCGCGCGGATCACCACCTCGCCGTCGTTGAGCTGGTCCAGCGACAGCGGGGCGATGCCGGCGTGGTAGCCGGCGGCGTCCTGGTGGATGCGGAAGGCGGAGAACTGGGCGGGAACGGACATGGAACACCTTGGTCGGCACGCAGGAATGCACCAAGATACCCTTTCGAAACGGCGGGCCTGCCCCATCTTGTAGAATCGGCGACTCATTATCCGGTGACCGGCGCGTGACCGACGCGTCGCCACCTTCCTTCTTGGAGCATGCATGGCCTGGAACACACCTGGCGGCAAGGGCGGAGACGGCCCGGACAATCACGGGCGCGGTCCCTGGCCGCCGCGTGGCGGCAGTGGGGGAGGAAAGTGGGGCGGCTTGCCCGGTCCGTTGAAGGACCTGTTCGGCGATGGCGGCGGCATCGGCCGCTGGATCCTGGGCGCGGTGGTGCTGCTGCTGCTGTTCAGCAGCTTCCAGCTGATCGGCGAGCAGCAGCGCGGCGTGGTCCTGCGCTTCGGCCAGTTCTCGCGGATCCTGCAACCCGGCCCGAACTTCAAGCTGCCGTGGCCGATCGAGACCGTGCGCAAGGTCGATGCCACCCGCATCAAGACCTTCGACAGCCAACTGCCGGTGCTGACCGGCGACGAGAACATCGTCAACGTCTCGCTCAACGTGCAGTACCGGGTCGAGGACCCGCGCACCTACGTGTTCGGTGCGCGCAATGCCGACCTGGTGCTGGAGCAGGCCGCGCAGAGCGCGGTGCGCGAACAGATCGGCCGTTCCGATCTCAACACGGTGCTCAACAACCGCGGCCCGATGGCGGTGGCCGCGCGCGAGCGCCTGCAGGCCGCGCTGAAGGCCTATCACACCGGCCTGATCGTGACCGGCCTGACCCTGCCCGACGCGCGTCCGCCGGAGGAAGTGAAGTCGGCCTTCGACGAGGTCAACGGCGCCCAGCAGGTCAAGGAGCGGCTGATCAACGAGGCCCAGGCCTACGCCGCCAAGGTGGTGCCGGAGGCGCGCGGCCAGGCGGCACGCACCCGTACCGTCGCCGAAGGCTACAAGGAAGCGGCGATCGCCCGCGCACAGGGCGATGCCGAGCGCTTCACCCTGCTGCAGCAGCAGTACCAGAACGCGCCGGAGGTCACCCGCAAGCGGCTGTGGCTGGAGACAATCCAGCAGGTGCTGGCGGAGAACCGCAAGGTCATCGGCGGCGACGGCCGCCAGCTGATCTACGTGCCGATGCCGGCCGAGGGCAAGGCGCCCGCCACGTCCACCCCGCCGACCTCGCCGACCACCGGCGGATCGCTGCCGACGGTGCCGCAGGAGGTGCTGATGCCGTCCTTGAACAGCAGTTCGGCCGAAAGTGTCCGCAACCCGGAGCGCACGCCGCGCCCGACCGGCCGTGAGGAGATCCAGCGATGAAACTGTCATTGTGGGCCGGCATTGCCGTCGTCGCGCTGTTCGCGCTGCTCAGCTCGGTGTTCGTGGTGCCCGAGGACAAGGCGGCGATGGTGCTGAACCTGGGCCGCGTGGTGCGTGCCGACCTCAAGCCGGGCCTGCACTTCAAGGTGCCGCTGGTCGAGTCGGTGCGCATGTTCGACCGCCGCTTCCAGGTGATCGACACCACCCCCGCGCGCTACTTCACCGCCGAGCAGAAGGACGTCAGCGTCAGCTTCTTCGCCATCGGCTACATCTCCGACGTGCGCGCCTTCTACCGCGCCACCCAGGGCGGCGACGAGAAGGTGGCCAACAGCCTGCTGGCGCCGATCATCACCGACTCGCTGCGCAACCAGATCAACTCGCGCACCCTGCAGCAGCTGGTGTCCGGCGACCGCAGCGAACTGATCGCCAAGCAGCTGGTGGCGATCAACGCGGCCAGCAAGACCCTGGGCATGCAGATCGTCGACCTGCGCATCAAGCAGATCGACCTGCCGACCGACAGCCAGGTGATCACCGACGTGTACGAGCGCATGCGCGCGCAGCGCAAGCAGGAAGCGGCCAAGCTGCGCGCCGAGGGCGAGGAGCAGGCGCTGACCATCCGTGCCCAGGCCGACCGCGAGAGCACGGTGCTGGTCGCCGAGGCCGAGCGCGACGCGCAGAAGCTGCGCGGCGAAGGCGATGCCGAGGCCGCCAGCGTCTACGGCAAGGCCGGCTCCGCCGACCCGTCGTTCTACGCCTTCTACCGCAGCCTGGAGGCCTACCGCGGCGCCATGGCCGACGGCAACGGCGTGATCGTGCTCGACAAGAACGATCCCTTCCTGCAGTACCTCAAGAGCGATCGCTGAGGGGTGGGATTGGGGAGTGGGGATTGGGGATTCGTAAGGGCGGGTTCCCTGCTCAGCCTCTTCTTTGCTCTTGCGATTGTTGCTTTTGCTTCGCTTTTGATGTGCCGGGCCCCCTACGTAGCGGCGAACAGGGCGGGAAAAACCCGAAGGGCGGCGCACATGGATGTGCGCCGTTCGCGGCAGGGGCAGGATGCCCCTTCCGCGAATCCCGTCCTGTTCGCGGACCCGTAGCGCGCAGCGCGAAGGGCGCGGAGTCGGGGTGTGCTTTCTTTTGGTTACTTTTCTTTGCACAAGCAAAGAAAAGTGACCCGCTTCAGCGGAAGCTGTTGCTCTTGCTCTGATACTCCTGCATCCGTCTTGACGGCCACTCATCTCTGGCGACCGCCATGCACGATCTCATCGCCGCGGTTTGCCTGATGGTGATCCTCGAAGGCCTGCTGCTGTTCGCCGCGCCGGAGGCATGGCGGCGGATGGTCCAGCAGATGTTGAGCATGCCGCCGCGGCAGTTGCGTGGGGCCGGCGCCATTGCCGTCGGCGTGGGCCTGCTGGCGCTGTGGTGGGTGCGCGGCTGAGCCAGGCGGGTGGCGGCCGCCGGGCCTGAACGCGGCCGGTCAGGGGGTGGTGACTGCCACCCAAAACCCGGATAATGCACAAAAGCCGGCCGGGCCCGCTCCACGCGAGCGTCTCGACCGGCTTTTTCCGTGTATGGGTCCGCCGCCGCCTGGACGCTCCCCGATGGAGCGGCCGCACCGGTGCCGGTCGTCCCCGCACGGCCACCACATCCGCGTGGCCCCGACGGTCGCGCAGCAAACCAGGAGTTACCCAGCCATGGGTCAGTCAGTTGTCGTGCTCGGCGCCCAGTGGGGCGATGAAGGCAAAGGCAAGATCGTCGATCTGCTCACCGAGGAAATCGGCGCCGTCGTCCGCTTCCAGGGCGGCCACAATGCCGGCCACACCCTCGTCATCAACGGCAAGAAGACCGTCCTGCACCTGATCCCGTCCGGCATCCTGCGCGCCGACGCGCTGTGCCTGATCGGCAACGGCGTGGTGATCTCCCCGGCCGCGCTGCGCAAGGAGATCGAGGAGCTGGAGACCTCCGGCGTGGAAGTACGTTCGCGCCTGAAGATCTCGCCGGCCGCGCCGCTGATCATGCCGTACCACATCGCCCTGGATCAGGCCCGCGAGAAGGCCGCCGGCGGCAAGGCCATCGGCACCACCGGCCGCGGCATCGGTCCGGCCTACGAAGACAAGGTGGCGCGCCGCGGCATCCGCGTCGCCGACCTGCATTACCCGCCGCAGCTGGAAGAGCTGCTGCGCACCGCGCTGGACTACCACAACTTCGTGCTCACCAAGTACCTGGGCGTGGAAGCGGTCGACTTCCAGAAGACCTTCGACGAAGCGCTGGCCTTCGGCGAGTACGTCCAGCCGATGAAGTCCGACGTCGCCGGCATCCTTCACGACCTGCGCAAGCAGGGCAAGCGCGTGCTGTTCGAAGGCGCGCAGGGCGCGCTGCTGGACATCGACCACGGCACCTATCCCTACGTCACCAGCTCCAACACCACCGTCGGCGGCGCACTGGCCGGCACCGGCGTGGGCGCCCAGGACATCGACTACGTGCTGGGCATCGCCAAGGCCTACGCCACCCGCGTCGGCGGCGGCCCGTTCCCGACCGAGCTGGACGACGAGATCGGCCAGGGCATCCGCGACCGTGGCGCCGAGTATGGTGCCTCCACCGGCCGCCCGCGCCGCTGCGGCTGGATGGACATCGTCGCGCTCAAGCGCGCGGTGGCCATCAACGGTATCTCCGGCCTGTGCATCACCAAGCTCGACGTGCTCGACGGCATGGAGAAGCTGAAGGTGTGCATCGCCTACGAATACCGCGGCAAGCGCACCGAATACGCGCCGCTGGACGCGCAGGGCTGGGAAGAGTGCACCCCCGTGTACCTGGAATTCCCGGGCTGGAGCGAGAACACCCACGGCATCACCGTGTGGGACGAACTGCCGCCCGCCGCCCGCGCCTACCTGCGCGCGCTGGAGGAACTGGCCGGCTGCCCGATCTCGATCGTCTCCACCGGCCCGGACCGCGAGCACACCATGGTGCTGCAGGATCCGTTTGCCTGACGCAGGTGGCACGCGGATCCTTCTCCCGTACGCGGGAGAAGGAGGCGCCGAGTCTCCAAAGAGCCCCGCGACAGCGGGGCTTTTTATTTGCACGCACCGAGCTGCATGAGGCATCGCGCCGGGAATGTGTGCGGGCGTGTGGGCGGCTGATCGAACAGCGCGCGCGTGCTTGCTGCGGCTCCGCGCAATCGGAGTTGCCGGTTGCCTTCGCGCAAGCAGCAGCCCATGTCCATCTGCGCGACAGCACAGTTGCGCTAGCATGCCGCGGCACCCGCATGCCGCCACTCGACAAGGACGACCGCCGATGTTCGCTGCACTGTTCGATACGCTGTTCAACCGCACGCCCAGTCCCGATGCCTTCGCCAGGATGTACACCGACGCCCTGCGCGCGCGCGGCTATCGCGAGGAGTTGGTCTATCAGCCCGACGCGTTCCGGCTGGTCGGCGGCAACGGCTACACCATCTATCTGCACAACGCCTATCAGGCCTACAAGACCGCGCCACGCAAGGGCCGCGCCGAGGCATTGCGCGCCTACGTGACGTCATCGCTCAACGCACAGGAAGAGAGTGGACGGGAAAAGACATTCGAAGAGGTGCGCGCGACGCTGATGCCGGTGATCCGCAATCGCGGCATGTTCGAGGAGCTGCGGCTGGAGCACGTGCTCGAGAAGGGTCTCGATGCGCCATTCCCGTATGCGTGGCGCGACATTGCCGAGGATTGCGTCGAGTTGCTGGCGCTGGATCTGCCGGACACGATTTCCACGCTGTTCCAGGGGCCGCGTGCGGCATGGGGGATCACCCTGGACGAAGGCCTGACCATCGCCCGTGACAATCTGCGCGAGGCAACCGCCGACCAATTCGTCGAAGTCGCACCCGGCGTGTTCCGCGGCGCATGGCAGGACGCCTACGACACCAGTCGTGCCTTGCTCCCCGATGTGCTGTACCGCGTTCCGGTGGCGGGCAATCCGCTGTTCATGCTGCCGGCGCGCGACTGCCTGCTGGTGGTGGGCGATCGCGATGCGGCCGCCATCGGCGCGATGCTGGAACTGAGCCTGGAAGCGGCCGCGCAAGGGCGCAGCGTGTCCGCGCTGGTGTTCACCTACGACGAAGCGCGCCGCATCGTGCCGTTCGCGCTGGCGTTGCCCGAGCAGCGCCAGCGCCAGGCGGACCTGCGCCGGCTGCTGGACGCGCCTGCCTATGCCGACCAGAAGGCGGCGCTGGACAAGCTCCACGACGCCACCGACCAGGACATCTTCGTCGCATCGTTCAGCGTCTACCAGGAGCGCGATGACGGTGCGCGGCAGTTTTCGCTCTGTACCTGGACCAAGGGCGTCGAGACGTTACTTCCCAGGGCCGACCGGATCGCCTTGATCGTCCCGCGCGACGACGCCGAGGGGGACGAGGTCGCCGTGGTGGCCTGGGACGAGGCGATTACTGCGTTCGGCGACCTGATGCAGCCGCAGCCGCCGCTGTATCCGCCGCGCTACCGCGTGCGGGCGTTTCCCGATGACGCGCAGCTCCGGCAGCTGACGCCGCTGTGATGGGGGCGTCGGGATCCGGGATGTGTGGTGCGCGGCGTGTTCCCGACCCTTACCCCAGCCTCTCTCCCGGTGGGAGAGGGGCTAGCTGCGGTCCTAACTGGTGCGCGCCCGTGCTGGCATAGCGTGCACTAGGTCGGTTACAGCGCGGGATAAGACTCAAGAAATCGCCTGCGCGGCCGATAGCAGCGCACGGGTCGGCGTCGCTGCACATCGGCAGCGACACGCGGGGAACCAGATTGCGCCGGCGGTTGCCGTGCCCAGGGCTCCGGCGTGCGCCGCGGCATCTTGGGGGAGAAGGCAGTGCGCAGTCGCTTGGTTTGGCAGTCGCTCGGGGCGCTGCTGTGGTGCGGTGCGCTCGCGCCGTGCGTGGTGGCACAGACAGCGTCAGCGCCCGCGTGCGCGCCGACGCAGGCGTTGCCAGCCTGCGTGGCGGCCGTGCGTGCCGACGATCCGACGGCCGCGCTGCGCATGGGCTTGCCGGCGTGGGAGGCCGCGGCCGACAAGCAGGGCTTGGTTCCCCTTGGCCTGGAACTGGTGGACGCGGCGTCCGCGGCGGGTCAGCCGGACACCGTGGTGTCCATCGGCTCGGCGTTGCTCGCCCAGCCGTTGTCGCCGCAGCAGCGGCTGCGTTTGCTCAAAAAGCTCAATGGCGACATCTGGCGGCCCCGCGATGCTGCTCGCATCGCCCAGCTTGAGGGCGAGATGCGGCGCCTGGAAAAAGAACTGCCGGACGAACCAAAGATCGCTGAACTGTGGCGAATGCTCGCTGCTTCCTACTACCTGATGGGCGCGCAGGACGACGCCCTGCGCGTCGCCCGCATCGCCTTGTCGAAGGTGCGCACCCATCCCGACCTGGTGGAGTACAACGCCAATCAGATCATCTTCATCGTGTCCTCGCAGCAGGGCCGCATGCCCGATGCCATCGCCGCCGTGCTCGAAGTGGAGCGCGTGGGCAAGGCGCTGGGCAAACCGGACGACGCCGCCATGCTGCACAACGCCACCGGCGTGTTCGTCTATGCCCACGAGTGGAAAAAGGCGATCGAGTACGGACAACGTGCGCTGGCCGCCTACGATGCCAAGCCGCGCAAGGGACTGGCGCGCGCCGATGTGCTCAACAACCTCGGCTCGGCCTACGAAGGCGCCAACGAGCTGCCGCGTGCCGAGGCCATCTACCGGCAGGCGCTGGCGTCGGCGCGCGCCGACGACAAGGCGTCGGTGGTCGGGCCGCTGAACAACCTCGCCAACGTGCTGCGTCGCCAGCATCGCCCGCAGGAGGCTTTGCCGCTGTTGCGCGAAGCCGCCGCGGCGCTGGAGAACGTTGCGCATGGCGGCGATCATGGCGACAACGGCGAAGCCGCCATCGTCTATTCCAATCTTGGCGTCACCCTGGCGGACCTCGGCCAGCGCGAGGCCGCGGCCACCGCGTTCGAGCGCTCGCGGCAGTTGTTCGCGCACTCGGACAACGTGCCGCGGCGGCTGGAACTGTACCCGCGCATGATCGACAACCTCGACGCGCTCGGCCGCGACCACGAGGCGCTGGCGCTGATGCGCGAATACAAGGCGGTCAACGACGACGCGGTGAATGTCGAATCCAAGACCCGCATCGCCGAGCTTGAATCGGCGGTTGACCTGGCGCGCAAGAAGAGCGAATTGGCCGCGCTTGGCCGCACCCGCGCCGCCGAACAGGCCGCCTACGCGCAACTGCAGGCGCGCGAACAGCGCCAGCGCAGCGTGCTCTACGGCCTGTTGGCCGCGCTGCTGGCGCTGGCCGGCTTCTTCCTGCTCAAGGTGCGCGAAGGCCGCGTGCGCCGGCGCATCAACGCCGAACTGGCGCGCAAGAACGACGAGATCCAGACCCAGCACCGCGAACTGGAACAGCTCACCGCCACCATCCGCCGCCAGAGCGAAGAGGACGCCCTCACCGGCCTGCGCAACCGCCGCTACGTCACCGCCTGGCTGCAGGCGCGCGAGGCGGAAGCGACGCCCGAGCGCACCCAGGAACCGCTGCTAATCGCGCTGCTGGATGTCGACCATTTCAAGCGTGTCAACGACCTGCACGGCCACGAAGGCGGCGACCACGCCCTGATGCACCTGGGCGATTTGCTGCGCGAGTGCGCGCGCAGCACCGACATCATCGCCCGCTGGGGCGGCGAAGAATTCCTGTGGATCTGCCCCGGCGGCACCCTGGCCGACGCCCCACGCCTGTTCCGTCGCCTGCGCGAACGCCTGCAGGCCGAACCGCTGGTACGCCCGACCGGCCGCATCGCCCTCACCGTGTCGATGGGCGTGAGCCTGTTTCCCGCCCACCCCGGCG is a genomic window containing:
- a CDS encoding DUF2065 domain-containing protein, which encodes MHDLIAAVCLMVILEGLLLFAAPEAWRRMVQQMLSMPPRQLRGAGAIAVGVGLLALWWVRG
- a CDS encoding adenylosuccinate synthase — its product is MGQSVVVLGAQWGDEGKGKIVDLLTEEIGAVVRFQGGHNAGHTLVINGKKTVLHLIPSGILRADALCLIGNGVVISPAALRKEIEELETSGVEVRSRLKISPAAPLIMPYHIALDQAREKAAGGKAIGTTGRGIGPAYEDKVARRGIRVADLHYPPQLEELLRTALDYHNFVLTKYLGVEAVDFQKTFDEALAFGEYVQPMKSDVAGILHDLRKQGKRVLFEGAQGALLDIDHGTYPYVTSSNTTVGGALAGTGVGAQDIDYVLGIAKAYATRVGGGPFPTELDDEIGQGIRDRGAEYGASTGRPRRCGWMDIVALKRAVAINGISGLCITKLDVLDGMEKLKVCIAYEYRGKRTEYAPLDAQGWEECTPVYLEFPGWSENTHGITVWDELPPAARAYLRALEELAGCPISIVSTGPDREHTMVLQDPFA
- the hflK gene encoding FtsH protease activity modulator HflK, with amino-acid sequence MAWNTPGGKGGDGPDNHGRGPWPPRGGSGGGKWGGLPGPLKDLFGDGGGIGRWILGAVVLLLLFSSFQLIGEQQRGVVLRFGQFSRILQPGPNFKLPWPIETVRKVDATRIKTFDSQLPVLTGDENIVNVSLNVQYRVEDPRTYVFGARNADLVLEQAAQSAVREQIGRSDLNTVLNNRGPMAVAARERLQAALKAYHTGLIVTGLTLPDARPPEEVKSAFDEVNGAQQVKERLINEAQAYAAKVVPEARGQAARTRTVAEGYKEAAIARAQGDAERFTLLQQQYQNAPEVTRKRLWLETIQQVLAENRKVIGGDGRQLIYVPMPAEGKAPATSTPPTSPTTGGSLPTVPQEVLMPSLNSSSAESVRNPERTPRPTGREEIQR
- a CDS encoding protease modulator HflC — its product is MKLSLWAGIAVVALFALLSSVFVVPEDKAAMVLNLGRVVRADLKPGLHFKVPLVESVRMFDRRFQVIDTTPARYFTAEQKDVSVSFFAIGYISDVRAFYRATQGGDEKVANSLLAPIITDSLRNQINSRTLQQLVSGDRSELIAKQLVAINAASKTLGMQIVDLRIKQIDLPTDSQVITDVYERMRAQRKQEAAKLRAEGEEQALTIRAQADRESTVLVAEAERDAQKLRGEGDAEAASVYGKAGSADPSFYAFYRSLEAYRGAMADGNGVIVLDKNDPFLQYLKSDR
- a CDS encoding GGDEF domain-containing protein; its protein translation is MRADDPTAALRMGLPAWEAAADKQGLVPLGLELVDAASAAGQPDTVVSIGSALLAQPLSPQQRLRLLKKLNGDIWRPRDAARIAQLEGEMRRLEKELPDEPKIAELWRMLAASYYLMGAQDDALRVARIALSKVRTHPDLVEYNANQIIFIVSSQQGRMPDAIAAVLEVERVGKALGKPDDAAMLHNATGVFVYAHEWKKAIEYGQRALAAYDAKPRKGLARADVLNNLGSAYEGANELPRAEAIYRQALASARADDKASVVGPLNNLANVLRRQHRPQEALPLLREAAAALENVAHGGDHGDNGEAAIVYSNLGVTLADLGQREAAATAFERSRQLFAHSDNVPRRLELYPRMIDNLDALGRDHEALALMREYKAVNDDAVNVESKTRIAELESAVDLARKKSELAALGRTRAAEQAAYAQLQAREQRQRSVLYGLLAALLALAGFFLLKVREGRVRRRINAELARKNDEIQTQHRELEQLTATIRRQSEEDALTGLRNRRYVTAWLQAREAEATPERTQEPLLIALLDVDHFKRVNDLHGHEGGDHALMHLGDLLRECARSTDIIARWGGEEFLWICPGGTLADAPRLFRRLRERLQAEPLVRPTGRIALTVSMGVSLFPAHPGGDWPLSLRIADAALYRAKHAGRDRWVGLTLEGVATDLGADVSLEALEAEGRLRQSGGGGDGVVFVVGQGVV
- a CDS encoding acryloyl-CoA reductase gives rise to the protein MSVPAQFSAFRIHQDAAGYHAGIAPLSLDQLNDGEVVIRAAWSSVNFKDALAGTGQGKILRRFPLVGGIDVAGHVVASSDPAFKEGDAVLVTGCGLSETRDGGYSEYVRLESKWVVPLPAGLSLRESMVLGTAGFTAALALLRLLDNRQTPAHGPLCVTGATGGVGSLAIDIFSRAGFEVHAVSGKADRAAQLKAWGATQVLGREALQTTRPLDSVRFGGGLDNVGGAMLTSLLAQTAPYGNVASAGLAATAELDMTVMPFILRGVSLLGIGSAGTARDLRDRIWQHLGSDWKPRHLDTICTREVELAGLPEVFATMLAGQSFGRTVVRLDPSA